A single Lolium perenne isolate Kyuss_39 chromosome 6, Kyuss_2.0, whole genome shotgun sequence DNA region contains:
- the LOC139832107 gene encoding receptor-like protein 2 translates to MQTLHFSNKPHSKILHIPSFGVALVLLICLVSPTSSCTEQEKHSLLQFRHELSQDGGLATSWRNGTDCCNWEGITCRQDGTVSDVVLVSKGLEGHISESLGNLTGLQHLNLSHNSLSGRLPLGLVSSSNITILDVSFNQLNGTLQELLPSTPARSLQVLNISSNLFAGQFPSTTWKAMENLIALNASNNSFTGSIPADVCNTSSSLTMLDLCFNQLSGNIPPGIGNCSRLRVLRAGYNKLSGTLPDDLFDATLLEHLSFPNNDLHGGLDSTRMTNLRNLVTLDLGGNKFGGKIPDFIGQLRKLEELHLNNNNISGELPSALSNCTNLVTIDLKSNNFSGELTKVNFSNLPNLRTLDLYLNYFNGKVPESIYSCTNLTALRVSTNKLDGQLSPRISDLKYLTFLSITTNSFTNITNALHILKSCRNLTTLLIGDNFKGEIMPEDDMIDGFENLQVLDIQDCQLLGKIPLWISRLTRLEMLLLNSNQLTGPIPSWINSLSYLFFMDVSNNSLIGEIPLTLMEMPLLHSAENAAHVDPRVFELPIYSGPALQYLVITSYPRVLNLSHNYITGVMPPQIGQLKVLTVLDFSFNKLSGQIPQSICDLTNLQVLDLSSNNFTGTIPAALNSLHFLSAFNISNNDLEGPIPSGGQFNTFQNSSFDGNPNLCGSMFTHKCDSAEIHQSLILPGKQTEYKVAFVIAFSAFLGVGVLYDQLVLSRYFG, encoded by the coding sequence ATGCAGACTCTCCATTTTTCCAACAAGCCACACAGCAAGATATTGCACATACCTTCCTTTGGTGTTGCTCTTGTACTGCTGATCTGCTTGGTCTCTCCAACCAGTTCCTGCACGGAGCAGGAGAAGCACTCCCTTCTCCAGTTCCGGCACGAGCTCTCACAAGATGGTGGCCTTGCCACCTCATGGCGTAATGGCACAGATTGCTGCAACTGGGAAGGGATCACCTGCAGACAAGATGGGACGGTCAGCGATGTCGTGCTGGTTTCAAAGGGCCTTGAGGGGCACATCTCGGAGTCCCTTGGAAACCTCACCGGGCTGCAGCACCTTAACCTCTCCCACAACTCGCTGTCTGGTCGCCTGCCGCTGGGATTGGTGTCGTCCAGCAACATCACCATCCTTGATGTCAGCTTTAACCAGCTCAATGGAACACTCCAAGAGCTGCTACCTTCAACCCCTGCCCGGTCTCTGCAGGTACTGAACATCTCAAGCAACTTATTTGCAGGACAGTTTCCATCCACCACATGGAAAGCAATGGAGAATCTGATAGCCCTCAATGCAAGCAATAACAGCTTTACTGGGTCGATACCAGCTGATGTCTGCAACACCTCATCATCCCTCACCATGCTTGATCTGTGTTTTAACCAGTTAAGTGGCAACATCCCCCCAGGAATTGGTAATTGCTCCAGGCTGAGAGTGCTCAGAGCGGGCTACAACAAACTCAGTGGAACTCTCCCAGATGACCTCTTCGATGCTACCTTGTTGGAGCACCTGTCTTTTCCTAACAATGATTTACATGGAGGTCTTGATAGCACACGCATGACCAACCTCAGAAATCTTGTAACCCTGGATCTTGGAGGGAACAAATTTGGTGGCAAGATTCCAGACTTTATAGGTCAGCTCAGGAAATTGGAGGAGCTGCATTTGAACAACAACAACATATCAGGGGAGCTGCCATCAGCTCTGAGCAATTGCACGAATCTGGTAACAATTGATCTCAAGAGCAACAATTTCAGTGGAGAACTTACAAAGGTCAATTTCTCCAACCTGCCAAATCTAAGAACTTTAGATCTTTACTTAAACTACTTCAACGGCAAAGTTCCAGAAAGCATATACTCTTGCACCAATCTGACAGCACTGCGGGTGTCTACCAACAAATTagatgggcagctttcaccaagaaTAAGCGATCTAAAGTACCTCACCTTCCTATCAATTACTACAAACTCTTTCACAAACATCACAAATGCACTTCACATCCTTAAGAGCTGCAGGAATCTTACCACTCTGCTTATCGGCGATAACTTCAAGGGAGAGATCATGCCAGAGGATGACATGATCGATGGATTTGAGAATCTTCAGGTTTTGGACATCCAAGATTGCCAATTATTGGGAAAAATACCTCTATGGATATCAAGGCTAACAAGATTGGAGATGTTACTTTTAAATAGCAATCAACTCACTGGACCAATACCAAGCTGGATCAACTCCCTAAGCTATCTCTTCTTCATGGATGTGTCAAACAACAGTCTTATAGGAGAAATTCCGCTAACCTTGATGGAGATGCCATTGCTACACTCAGCTGAAAACGCAGCTCATGTGGACCCAAGGGTCTTTGAGTTGCCTATTTATAGTGGTCCTGCACTTCAATACCTTGTTATTACATCTTACCCAAGAGTGTTGAATCTAAGCCACAACTACATCACAGGTGTGATGCCCCCACAGATTGGTCAACTGAAAGTGCTTACTGTACTTGATTTCAGCTTCAACAAGTTATCTGGACAGATCCCACAATCGATTTGCGACCTCACAAACTTGCAGGTGCTAGACTTGTCCAGCAACAATTTCACAGGGACAATCCCAGCTGCATTGAACAGCCTGCACTTCCTTTCAGCATTCAACATTTCAAACAATGACCTTGAAGGGCCTATTCCATCTGGAGGCCAGTTTAATACATTTCAAAATTCTAGTTTCGATGGGAACCCAAATCTGTGCGGCTCTATGTTCACTCACAAATGTGATTCTGCAGAAATACATCAATCCCTCATTCTGCCAGGAAAACAAACTGAGTACAAGGTGGCCTTTGTGATTGCCTTCAGTGCATTCTTAGGTGTAGGGGTGTTGTATGATCAATTAGTTTTATCAAGGTATTTTGGCTAA